The uncultured Bacteroides sp. genome includes the window TCAGCAAAAACAGGCATTGTCAGCCGACCCGATAACGGACAAACCAACATGAACTACATGGGTAACCGTCAGCCTTTGAAGCCTATGAACTTCATAAAACTACCGATAGGAAGTATCCAACCCGAAGGATGGCTAAAAAAATATCTGGAACTCCAAAGAGACGGATTGACAGGACACTTGAATGAAATCAGTGCCTGGTTAGGCAAAAAAGATAATGCATGGCTCACCAGTGGAGGAGATCACGGCTGGGAGGAAGTGCCTTACTGGCTGAAAGGATACGGTGATTTAGCTTATATCTTGAATGATAAAAGTATGATTGACGAAGCAAAAATATGGATTGAAGGTGCATTGAAGAGCCAGCGTCCGGACGGTTTCTTCGGACCTATGAACCAGAAAGACGGAAAGCCTGAATTATGGGCGCAAATGATTATGCTTTGGTGCCTTCAATCTTATTATGAATATTCAAACGATCAACGGGTAATTAACCTGATGACTAATTACTTCAAATGGCAACTGGCTATCCCCGATGAAAAATTCCTGAAAGATTATTGGGAAAACAGCCGTGGAGGAGACAACCTACTTAGTGTATACTGGCTTTATAATAAAACGGGAGATAAGTTCTTATTGGAATTAGCTAAAAAGATTCACCGGAACACAGCCGACTGGACTCGCCCTTCATCATTGCCGAACTGGCACAATGTAAATATAGCGCAAGGTTTCCGTGAACCGGCTACCTATTATATGCTATCCGGAGATTCTGCAATGCTGAATGCTTCTTATAATGCTTTCAATTTGATTCGCCGTACATTCGGGCAAGTACCGGGTGGGATGTTCGGAGCAGACGAAAATGCCCGCATGGGATATATTGACCCGCGGCAAGGAGTAGAGACCTGCGGAATGGTAGAACAAATGGCCTCGGATGAGATTCTGCTCTGTATGACAGGCGATCCGTTTTGGGCAGAGAATTGTGAAGATGTAGCTTTTAATACTTATCCGGCTGCCGTAATGCCTGATTTTAAAGCATTACGCTATATTACCTGCCCCAACCAAGTTGTCAGTGATGCAAAGAATCACCATCCGGGCATTGATAACAGCGGCCCGTTTTTGGCCATGAATCCTTTCAGTAGCCGTTGTTGCCAACACAACCATGCACAAGGATGGCCTTACTATGCAGAACATCTCCTGCTTGCTACTCCTGACAATGGTGTAGCAACTGCTTTATATGTAGCCTGTAAAGCCACTGTCAAAGTAGGCAACGGGAATGAAGTGATTATCCATGAACAGACGAACTACCCTTTTGAAGAGAGAGTACGCTTTACGGTCAATACTAAGAAAAATGTTGATTTCCCTTTTTACCTGAGAATACCTTCGTGGACAAAAGGGGCAACAATCTCCGTAAATGGTAAAGCTATCAATGCTAACTTACAAGGCGGCAAATACGTTTGCATTAATCGCAAATGGACAAACAATGACAGAATAGAAATTAGATTTCCGATGGAACTCTCCATGCGTACCTGGCAAGTAAACAAAAATAGTATCAGCGTAAACTATGGCCCTTTAACAATGTCACTTAAGATCGATGAAGATTATGTGAAGAAAGATAGTCGCGCCACTGCCATAGGAGATTCTCAATGGCAGAAAGGGGCCGATACAGAGAAATGGCCGACTTATGAAATTTATGCTAAGAGCCCATGGAACTATGCCTTAGTAATCGGCAAGAAAGAGCCTCTTAAAAACTTTAAAGTTGTACGTAAAGAGTGGCCGGCAGACAACTTTCCATTCACTACCGAAAGTGTGCCCCTAGAAGTAAAAGCTATCGGCAGAAAAGTTCCCTCATGGACGCTTGATCAATATGGACTTTGCAGTGAACTCCCCGAAATGAATGCGCCAAAAGGAGAAAAAGAGGAAATAACTCTAATTCCCATGGGCGCAGCACGTTTGAGAATTTCAGCTTTTCCAAATACAGCAGAATAAAACAACATTAAAGATTTATAGAAAAAACATCAATAGAAACAAAAATAAAAAAGATAGAAAATGAGAACCTTCTTAATAGCAACAATGCTTTTAGCATTGAATAAGCTAGCTTGCTTCAGCGCAGATGCTCCTCGTCAGGAATACCCTCGTCCACAGTTTGAACGTACAGATTGGATCAATCTGAACGGAGCTTGGACCTTCGACTTTGATTTTGGCAATTCAGGGAAAGACCGCCACATGCAATCAGCAGATAAATTCGATAAAACTATTCTTGTTCCATTCTGTCCGGAAAGCAAATTATCAGGGGTTGGCTATACCGATTTCATCAATCAAATGTGGTATCAAAGGAATATTTCTATTCCTTCTGACTGGAATGGGAAGAAGATATTACTGAATTTCGGTGCAGTGGATTATTGCACAGAAGTCTTTATTGACGGTAAATTCGTGCAACGTCATTTTGGTGGTTCCTCCTCCTTTTCGGTTGATCTTACACGGTATGTCCATCCCGGAAAGACTCACAACCTGGTCGTTTTCGTGAAGGACGATGTCCGCTCCGGATTACAAACGGGTGGGAAGCAATGCGGGAACTACTATTCGGGAGGATGTTCTTATACCCGCACCACAGGCATTTGGCAAACCGTATGGATGGAAGCCGTGGCTGAAAATGGCCTAAAATCAGTATTTGTACGTCCGGACATCGATCAAAAACAACTTATTATCGAGCCTCAATTTTATAAAGAATCGGGCAATACGCTGGAGGTAATCCTTAAAGACGGAGGCAAAACAATTGCACGAAAAGCGGTAAATTGTACGAATAACTCTGTGATAGTACTACCAATAAAGAATATAAAACTATGGTCTCCCGAATCTCCATTTCTTTACGACTTAATTTATTTGGTAAAAGATGACAAGGGTAAAGTTATAGACGAAGTAAAATCATATGCCGGCATGCGGAAAATACATATCGAGAATGGTCGCTTTTATTTGAACAATAAACCTTACTACCAACGTTTGGTACTCGATCAGGGATTCTATCCGGAAGGAATATGGACAGCACCAAGCGACAATGATCTTAAAAATGATATTTTATTAGGCAAAGAAGCCGGGTTTAATGGAGCTCGTCTTCACCAGAAGGTATTTGAAGAAAGATATTATTACTGGGCAGACAAACTAGGATATATCACTTGGGGAGAATCGGCTAGTTGGATGCTGGATGTAAACAATGAACTGGCTGTTCGCAATTTCCTGAGCGAATGGTATGACGTAGTAATTCGCGACCGTAATCATCCTTCATTGGTAACATGGACACCCTTTAATGAAACCTGGGGTGGTGGCCCTGACGCTTATGTTCGTATGATACACGACGTATACAATATTACCAAAGCCATTGACCCTACACGCCCCATCAATGATGCCAGTGGCGACAATCATGTTGTAACGGATATCTGGAGTGTTCATAACTACGAACAGGACAAAGATAAACTCATCGAACAACTAAAGATAACAAAAGGCAAAGAACCATACAGAAATGCGCATGGCAAAGATTACCTAGCCGTTTATGAAGGGCAGCCTTATATGGTTGATGAATTCGGAGGCATACCATGGATGGAAGAAAAAGATCGCAAAAATTCATGGGGTTACGGTGGCATGCCCGAGAACGAAGAAGCGTTTTATGCTCGTCTCGAAGCCCAAATTGATGGTCTATTGGCTTCAAAGAATGTATGTGGTTTCTGTTATACACAATTAACGGACGTAGAACAAGAAAAGAATGGCATCTATTATTACGACCGCAAACCAAAGCTTGACATGAAAAGGATCAAAGCTATTTTTGAAAAGAAATAAGATGAAAAAACAATTTATAATTATCGTTTTTCTAATTATCCCCGCCGGTTTGTTTGCTCAATTGGGCGGTAAGATATATCTATCAAGGGCAGATTCCCTTTTAGAACGTGTATTAACTCTTTATGAAGTAAAAAAATACGGCCTGCTTCAAGAAACTTATCCGCGAAACCCTAAACAGCAAATCACGTATACGGCTAATACCGGTTCGGAAGTTACACAGCAAGAAGTTTCTTTCCTGTGGCCCTATTCTGCTATGGTATCAGGCTGTGTGTCTTTGTATAAAACATCCGGCAATAAGAAATACAAAACTCTAATGGACAAACAAATCAAGCCTGGACTCGATTTATATTGGGATACTACCCGCCAGCCGGAATGTTATCAATCCTATCCCATTTTTGGAGGCCAAAATGATCGTTATTATGACGATAACGATTGGGTAGCCCTTGATTTTTGTGACTATTATGC containing:
- a CDS encoding beta-L-arabinofuranosidase domain-containing protein gives rise to the protein MCKMKSLKWNLTKFLTAFGFLVISSIPNKLSAKTGIVSRPDNGQTNMNYMGNRQPLKPMNFIKLPIGSIQPEGWLKKYLELQRDGLTGHLNEISAWLGKKDNAWLTSGGDHGWEEVPYWLKGYGDLAYILNDKSMIDEAKIWIEGALKSQRPDGFFGPMNQKDGKPELWAQMIMLWCLQSYYEYSNDQRVINLMTNYFKWQLAIPDEKFLKDYWENSRGGDNLLSVYWLYNKTGDKFLLELAKKIHRNTADWTRPSSLPNWHNVNIAQGFREPATYYMLSGDSAMLNASYNAFNLIRRTFGQVPGGMFGADENARMGYIDPRQGVETCGMVEQMASDEILLCMTGDPFWAENCEDVAFNTYPAAVMPDFKALRYITCPNQVVSDAKNHHPGIDNSGPFLAMNPFSSRCCQHNHAQGWPYYAEHLLLATPDNGVATALYVACKATVKVGNGNEVIIHEQTNYPFEERVRFTVNTKKNVDFPFYLRIPSWTKGATISVNGKAINANLQGGKYVCINRKWTNNDRIEIRFPMELSMRTWQVNKNSISVNYGPLTMSLKIDEDYVKKDSRATAIGDSQWQKGADTEKWPTYEIYAKSPWNYALVIGKKEPLKNFKVVRKEWPADNFPFTTESVPLEVKAIGRKVPSWTLDQYGLCSELPEMNAPKGEKEEITLIPMGAARLRISAFPNTAE
- a CDS encoding sugar-binding domain-containing protein, producing the protein MRTFLIATMLLALNKLACFSADAPRQEYPRPQFERTDWINLNGAWTFDFDFGNSGKDRHMQSADKFDKTILVPFCPESKLSGVGYTDFINQMWYQRNISIPSDWNGKKILLNFGAVDYCTEVFIDGKFVQRHFGGSSSFSVDLTRYVHPGKTHNLVVFVKDDVRSGLQTGGKQCGNYYSGGCSYTRTTGIWQTVWMEAVAENGLKSVFVRPDIDQKQLIIEPQFYKESGNTLEVILKDGGKTIARKAVNCTNNSVIVLPIKNIKLWSPESPFLYDLIYLVKDDKGKVIDEVKSYAGMRKIHIENGRFYLNNKPYYQRLVLDQGFYPEGIWTAPSDNDLKNDILLGKEAGFNGARLHQKVFEERYYYWADKLGYITWGESASWMLDVNNELAVRNFLSEWYDVVIRDRNHPSLVTWTPFNETWGGGPDAYVRMIHDVYNITKAIDPTRPINDASGDNHVVTDIWSVHNYEQDKDKLIEQLKITKGKEPYRNAHGKDYLAVYEGQPYMVDEFGGIPWMEEKDRKNSWGYGGMPENEEAFYARLEAQIDGLLASKNVCGFCYTQLTDVEQEKNGIYYYDRKPKLDMKRIKAIFEKK